From a single Bacteroidota bacterium genomic region:
- a CDS encoding S8 family peptidase encodes MRLKLLSVSCAVVLLTVSSFAQQTGRMNFDLARKVMNPSLQNEEISVLVKGNIDGLRSVIRELAGKFNYSAGDIASVTLSIKNIALLSHYDFVSRIEAYVPHVTLMSDSMRMKANVDQVHSGQAPLPQGYDGSGVVVGIIDSGTDFNNPDFKDSNGKTRIKFLWDHTKANASNTPQPYNYGQEWDNTKIDLGQCTHDDAPHSGHGTVSSGIAAGNGSSSTGNKYKGVAPNADLIVVAYNFNNPKPNSIADAVDYIYAKAQLLGKPCVINLSLGDYYGSHDGKDLQAQLMNNLLTGANGRAMTASSGNAGGKYLHLGYSASSTDTNFTWFKRNNSFLGGPIDMVLYGEKNSFKNIKFSVGADKVTPYYSFRVQKPFTDVTQYPIQVPQSSSLMNGTNKLGTVYTYADSVGGVYSMEFYIEPDSTSYNWRLSITGSGRFDLWAYDPTRPESTEMEYSTLPSVSTFPPIAKYKLPDTLQNICSSFQCLDNVVTVGNYNNRRTYMGYNSILQMPYPGIKPEYMDMSSSIGPTRDGRIKPDIAAPGALTMTSGVMSIMTGWQTTAPQNLAETGVNVRAGGTSASAPVVAGIAALYLQKNPTASAIAVKNAILACPTVDTITKNLPNSIWGYGKVNAFTTLAGCTVGTANNISGYNAGFDIYPNPFNDYTTIAYDLSAVGNYSTAQIRINDVIGKQLNNISLNDKISTITLSKESFQNGCYFYNLLVDGKIIRSGKLVVLE; translated from the coding sequence ATGCGATTAAAACTATTATCTGTATCCTGTGCAGTTGTTCTTTTAACTGTTTCGTCATTTGCCCAGCAGACGGGCAGAATGAACTTCGACCTTGCACGGAAAGTAATGAATCCATCCCTGCAAAATGAAGAGATTTCTGTTTTGGTAAAAGGTAATATAGATGGTTTGAGGTCGGTAATACGCGAATTGGCAGGTAAGTTCAATTATTCAGCCGGTGATATTGCCTCGGTAACCCTTTCAATTAAAAATATCGCATTATTGTCGCATTACGATTTTGTTAGCCGTATAGAAGCCTATGTTCCGCACGTTACTCTGATGAGTGACAGTATGCGCATGAAAGCAAATGTAGACCAGGTTCATTCAGGACAAGCGCCGCTTCCGCAGGGATATGACGGATCAGGTGTTGTGGTTGGAATAATTGACAGTGGCACAGACTTTAATAATCCCGATTTTAAAGACAGCAATGGTAAAACCCGCATCAAATTTTTATGGGATCATACCAAAGCCAATGCCTCAAACACTCCTCAGCCCTACAACTATGGGCAGGAGTGGGACAATACCAAAATTGATCTCGGGCAATGCACCCACGATGACGCGCCACACAGCGGACATGGGACAGTATCATCAGGTATTGCCGCCGGAAACGGAAGTTCAAGTACAGGGAATAAATATAAAGGTGTGGCTCCAAATGCCGACCTTATAGTTGTTGCTTATAATTTCAATAACCCAAAACCTAACAGCATTGCTGACGCTGTTGATTATATTTACGCGAAAGCACAGCTACTGGGAAAGCCATGTGTGATCAACCTTAGTTTGGGTGATTATTATGGCTCTCATGACGGGAAAGATCTGCAGGCACAATTGATGAATAACCTGCTTACAGGCGCGAATGGAAGGGCAATGACAGCATCATCGGGCAATGCAGGAGGAAAATACCTGCACCTTGGTTATTCAGCAAGCAGCACCGATACCAATTTTACATGGTTCAAACGAAATAACTCATTTCTTGGCGGCCCTATTGATATGGTGCTGTATGGTGAAAAGAACAGCTTTAAAAATATAAAGTTCAGTGTGGGTGCGGATAAAGTCACTCCTTATTATTCTTTCAGGGTACAAAAGCCATTTACTGATGTTACACAATACCCTATCCAGGTGCCACAAAGCAGCAGCCTTATGAATGGAACCAATAAACTGGGAACAGTATATACCTATGCTGATTCTGTTGGCGGAGTTTATTCAATGGAGTTTTATATTGAACCTGATTCAACAAGTTACAACTGGCGCTTATCAATTACAGGTTCAGGCAGATTTGATCTTTGGGCATACGACCCCACAAGACCGGAAAGCACGGAAATGGAATATAGCACCCTGCCCTCTGTAAGTACATTTCCGCCTATTGCCAAATACAAATTACCAGACACCCTACAAAACATATGCAGCAGTTTTCAATGTCTTGACAATGTAGTAACGGTGGGAAACTACAATAACAGGAGAACATATATGGGATATAACAGCATATTGCAAATGCCTTATCCGGGGATCAAACCGGAATATATGGATATGAGCTCAAGCATTGGCCCGACCCGTGATGGCAGAATAAAACCCGACATCGCGGCACCAGGTGCATTAACAATGACTTCAGGTGTTATGTCGATAATGACAGGCTGGCAAACCACCGCGCCGCAAAACCTCGCTGAAACCGGCGTAAATGTACGCGCAGGCGGAACATCCGCTTCAGCTCCTGTCGTTGCGGGAATCGCGGCGCTTTACCTGCAAAAGAATCCAACGGCCTCTGCCATTGCGGTAAAAAATGCTATCCTCGCTTGTCCTACAGTTGATACCATCACTAAAAATCTGCCCAATAGTATTTGGGGCTACGGTAAAGTAAATGCATTCACAACTCTTGCAGGCTGCACAGTAGGAACGGCGAATAACATTTCAGGTTACAATGCAGGATTTGATATTTACCCTAACCCGTTTAATGATTATACAACTATTGCATATGACCTGAGTGCTGTCGGAAATTATTCAACGGCCCAAATAAGGATAAATGATGTTATTGGTAAACAATTGAATAACATTAGTTTAAATGACAAAATATCAACTATTACTTTAAGTAAAGAATCGTTTCAGAATGGCTGCTATTTTTACAACCTGCTGGTCGATGGAAAAATTATCAGGTCGGGCAAATTAGTGGTGTTGGAGTAA